In Lycium ferocissimum isolate CSIRO_LF1 chromosome 11, AGI_CSIRO_Lferr_CH_V1, whole genome shotgun sequence, a single genomic region encodes these proteins:
- the LOC132035966 gene encoding putative BPI/LBP family protein At1g04970: MAGSVFSFFFLSLLIFSSTQVESNEEGYISLDISNKGLDFVKQFLVEMAESSLVPLDLPKIKKSKHIPIIGTVDMVLTNITINSIHVISSTVKTGDTGIVISVSGAYANMTMNWKYEYSNWWLPVPITDNGQASIQVEGMDVGISFNLTNLQGSLMLSPLDCGCSVKDIFIKLYGGASWLYQGLVDAFQGRLTSAVENAISKKLREGIVKLDSLLQSLPKEIPIRNLGALNATFVGDPQFRDSSLILSINGLISAKEAYAAPPYQHLFASLEHLLASIPLKDPASMVTISLHEKVLVSASSVYYDANKMHWIVDKVPEQSLLNTAGWRFIIPQLYRQYPNDDMNLNVSIFSPPHLKIKEHQIDLTVHADVVLNVLHSGQVTPVACFSTAVSGSASPWISNDNLGGSIGLDEFYLSLKWSKIGNLHVNLVRLLMSTALRTVILPYINLKLSRGYPLPTFHGYMLHNAEILCSDSWIKICSDVAPVEQLSIS; encoded by the exons atggcAGGGtcagttttttctttcttttttctatctTTACTTATATTTTCAAGTACCCAAGTTGAATCAAATGAAGAAGGTTACATTTCATTGGATATATCAAATAAAGGTCTTGATTTTGTTAAACAATTTCTAGTAGAAATGGCAGAATCTTCATTAGTTCCACTTGACTTACCTAAAATCAAGAAATCAAAGCATATTCCAATTATTGGTACTGTTGATATGGTTCTTACAAATATTACTATTAATAGTATTCATGTTATTTCTTCAACTGTGAAAACTGGTGATACTGGTATAGTTATTAGTGTATCTGGTGCTTATGCAAATATGACTatgaattggaaatatgaatatTCAAATTGGTGGCTACCTGTTCCTATTACAGATAATGGACAAGCTTCTATTCAg GTTGAAGGTATGGACGTTGGAATTTCTTTCAATCTGACGAATCTCCAAGGATCTCTTATGCTTTCTCCCCTGGACTGTGGATGTTCAGTGAaagatatatttataaagttgtATGGTGGAGCATCCTGGCTATATCAAGG GTTGGTGGACGCTTTTCAAGGTAGATTAACTTCTGCAGTAGAAAATGCTATTTCAAAGAAATTGCGAGAAGGAATCGTGAAGCTTGATTCTTTATTGCAGTCCTTACCAAAGGAAATTCCAATAAGAAATCTTGGTGCTTTAAATGCCACCTTTGTTGGCGACCCACAATTCCGAGACTCTTCTCTTATTCTTTCAATTAATGGGTTAATTAGTGCCAAGGAAGCATATGCAGCACCTCCTTACCAACACTTATTTGCATCTCTAGAACACTTATTAGCATCAATTCCTTTGAAGGATCCGGCAAGCATGGTCACTATTTCCTTGCATGAAAAAGTTTTAGTGTCCGCATCATCTGTTTACTATGAT GCCAATAAAATGCACTGGATTGTTGACAAAGTACCTGAGCAGTCCTTGTTAAACACTGCTGGATGGAGATTTATTATCCCACAACTTTACAGGCAATATCCAAATGATGACATGAATCTGAATGTTTCCATATTTTCTCCACCCCATCTGAAAATTAAAGAACATCAGATTGATCTGACGGTTCACGCAGACGTCGTTCTTAATGTATTGCATTCAGGTCAAGTGACACCAGTTGCTTGCTTTTCAACG GCAGTCAGTGGTTCAGCTTCTCCATGGATTTCCAATGATAATCTTGGAGGAAGTATTGGATTGGATGAGTTCTATTTATCTTTGAAATGGAGTAAAATTGGCAATTTGCATGTGAATCTAGTCCGG CTACTGATGTCAACTGCACTGAGGACTGTGATCCTGCCATACATAAATTTAAAACTTAGTAGAGGATATCCGCTGCCCACATTTCACGGCTACATGCTTCACAATGCTGAAATCTTGTGCAGTGATTCATGGATCAAGATTTGCAGTGACGTTGCACCCGTTGAACAATTAAGTATAAGTTAG